ATAAGCGGCCTCCGGTGCGAGCGACTGACGGACCAGCAAGCACGCCTTGCGGTGGTTGTTGCCAGCAGTGCCCAGGATGCGGACATCCGCCGTGAGCCTGAAATCGCCCGCCATCTGTTTCCATACAAAATGAAACGCGTCGTTGGTACCCCACACATTGGCTCCGCCGCCAGTGATACGGTATTCGCCGGCTGCCGCATTAAAACTTGCGGAACCCGGCTTGGCGCAGTTGCCGATGTCCGCGTGGTCGGTGAAAACTCCAAGTTCGCCCGTCTGACCATGGGCGAACAATGCCCCAGTCAAGGTGACAAGAGCAACCAGTTGACGCTTCATTATTTTGATCATATACGGGCTGATATTAGTGACATGCTGGCGATCATTCAAATATTGATTTGCGACAAGATATTTCAGCGTTATGTCAGCAAGAAGAGTATGGGGTGCCGGATGCCCCCCGTTGTTAAAGCTTACGGGTTTTTCGCATTCGACCTTCAGGGTCATTACTGGTTTCCCAAACTGCGGATCCACTCGGTCAGCAGGCGGACGGACGTCTCATCCACCACGGAGGAGGCCAGGGGCGGCATCTGGCGTTCCCCGCGCCGGGAGATGCGCGTGAGCAACTGCGAATGCTCGGGAGACCCGGGAACCACGATGCGGCTATCCGGGTCGCTGCCATGATCATTGAGGGGACCGTTAATAATTCCCGCCAACGACAGCGGCGTGGCCTGGCGCGCGTCCCAGAACGTAGGGGCCGTGCCGCCGGGCTGATGGCAATAAGCACAATTGACCGCGACATACGCGTGAACCCGATCGGCCAAGCTGGCCTTTGTATCGCTGGCCGGGACCAGGCGGGGCAGGGATTGGACTTCTGGAATGGCATTGCTGAAATACCCGGCCTGGCTGAGCCGCCGCAACTGGTTGACGGTGTCGCCGGCCGGGCCGGTTTCCCGGTTCAACTGGGCGGTGTTAAAGCTGAGTGCATATCCGCCCAGCGGAGTGTGACAGGTTAAACACTCCAAGCGGCTGGGATATCGCCATACCTGGGTGCGACGCATTCCCCGATCCTGAATTTGGAGCGTTTCCTCCGCCCCCGCTTCGGGTACCAGCATGGCATTTTTCTGGGAGCGATCCCAACGGTAGGTGACGCCGTAAACGCCGTCGCGGTTGCGCACCAGAAACCGGGTTTCCAACCGGCGCCGGGAGGCGGGAACGCCGTTGGTCAGCTCCATTTCAAAGTGCTTGATCCAGACCATCCCGGGTGGAAGCTTCCAATTTCCGGTCGGGTCAAAACCCATGGTCCGGGTGGTCTCTGGAAGGGAAAACCAGCGCTGCTTGATGGCGTGATCGGACCAAAAGGCGACGTTCGGTTCGTAGGGCACAATGCCCGGTTGCGGGGTAAGCAGGGACAGATCTTTAAAGGCCCCGGTATCCGCCAGCGTGGGCGGGAAGGGAGTGCCAGTGGGTTTCTCTTCGTAAACCAGCCGCTTAATTGTGTCGGCGCCGTGATCCGCCAGCAGTACATCGCCGTTGCGCGGATCCACCCCAAACGCGGCGACGTTCTTGTTGTCAGTCAGGTAGTCCTCAACGACGGTCTGACCGGGTTCGTAGCGCAGGGACCAAAGGTTGCCGGTCACATAGTCGCCAAAAACATACGCCCCTTTGAGTTGGGGAATCCGGTCGCCGCGATACACCACACCCCCGATCAAGGAGTTGCCCTGGTCCATTCCGCTCCCATGCGCATATTCCCAAATGGGTGCGGAAAACTTGAAGCCGTCTGGTTCGCGGTGGGGTCCCAGGTGGTTCCCTTCCCGAAACGCCCAGCCATAATTGCCTCCCGAGGTCAGTAAATGCACGCTTTCCCACTTGTTTTGGCCCACATCGCCGCAGTACCAGCGCCCGCTGGGAGCGTCATAGGAAAAACGCCAGGGATTGCGCAGCCCCACCGCCCAAAACTCGGTGCGCACGCGGATGGGATCCACCGGCAAACCGTTAAACCGGGTGGCGCCGACAAACGGGTTGTCCGGCGGGACGGCATAGTTGGTGCTGGCCGCCGGGTGCGGATTGGGTGGCAGGCTGCCGGGCCGCCGGTCCACGTCCAGTCGCAGCAGGCCTGAGAAAAAGTTCTTGTCAATGCGCTGGCTGTTTTCGAACTTGTCGTTGCCCGCCCCTTCATCCCCGAGCCCCACGTACAAATAACCGTCCGGACCAAAGTGCAGGTCACCGCCATTGTGATTGCGCGCCTGATCGTATTGGGTAAGGAGCGGCAGTTCCGAGGCCGGCAGCGCCCGGTTGGAATCGCCACGCGCGATCTCAAACCGGGACAGGCGATCATGCAACCCGGTCCCACCCCCGGTGGTGACGCTCGTGGTGTAGAAAACGTAGAAATAATGATTGCTGCGATATTGCGGGTGGAACGCCAGGCCGAGCAACCCTTGTTCGCCGCCATAAACGACGCGTTCCGAGATGTCCAAAAACAGGGTCCAGGTGGGCCGGGCCAGGTTTGTGATCACCGCGATGCGGCCGGCCTGTTCGACCACAAACAGCCGGTTGGTGTCACCCGGTGCGACCACCAGGCAAACCGGTTTGGCGAACTTCAAATCGCCAAAAGCTCGTTCCGTGCGGTAGCCGGTATGCGGCGGATTCAGTGGCATTTGCAACGTGGTATTGGCCACGCGTTGGAGCGGCGGCGCTCCCGCAGTCAGTGAGCACAGGCTGAACCATCCGATGAACAGGCAGAGATGCAACATCGAGCCAAGGGTAGCATGGGAAAAAGCGGACGCAAAATCAAACCGGTCACACACGCTGCTGCGCCAATAATTGAGATGCGCAACCGTGTGGCGCGACTCTCATCGAAGAGCGGCAGGCCATTGACCGGAGGCGGTGGAAAGTGCCAGCCGCCACAGCCGCTGCCATACTTTAAACGGGCAATGATGCAACATTTGTGAACGTATGGAAATTACCGGCGC
This genomic stretch from Verrucomicrobiota bacterium harbors:
- a CDS encoding PQQ-dependent sugar dehydrogenase encodes the protein MLHLCLFIGWFSLCSLTAGAPPLQRVANTTLQMPLNPPHTGYRTERAFGDLKFAKPVCLVVAPGDTNRLFVVEQAGRIAVITNLARPTWTLFLDISERVVYGGEQGLLGLAFHPQYRSNHYFYVFYTTSVTTGGGTGLHDRLSRFEIARGDSNRALPASELPLLTQYDQARNHNGGDLHFGPDGYLYVGLGDEGAGNDKFENSQRIDKNFFSGLLRLDVDRRPGSLPPNPHPAASTNYAVPPDNPFVGATRFNGLPVDPIRVRTEFWAVGLRNPWRFSYDAPSGRWYCGDVGQNKWESVHLLTSGGNYGWAFREGNHLGPHREPDGFKFSAPIWEYAHGSGMDQGNSLIGGVVYRGDRIPQLKGAYVFGDYVTGNLWSLRYEPGQTVVEDYLTDNKNVAAFGVDPRNGDVLLADHGADTIKRLVYEEKPTGTPFPPTLADTGAFKDLSLLTPQPGIVPYEPNVAFWSDHAIKQRWFSLPETTRTMGFDPTGNWKLPPGMVWIKHFEMELTNGVPASRRRLETRFLVRNRDGVYGVTYRWDRSQKNAMLVPEAGAEETLQIQDRGMRRTQVWRYPSRLECLTCHTPLGGYALSFNTAQLNRETGPAGDTVNQLRRLSQAGYFSNAIPEVQSLPRLVPASDTKASLADRVHAYVAVNCAYCHQPGGTAPTFWDARQATPLSLAGIINGPLNDHGSDPDSRIVVPGSPEHSQLLTRISRRGERQMPPLASSVVDETSVRLLTEWIRSLGNQ